A genomic segment from Chitinophaga niabensis encodes:
- a CDS encoding LacI family DNA-binding transcriptional regulator: MKRGVTIKDIAKKLNMSVSTVSKALNNDATISIYTSERVKKLAKELNYIPNEAARHFKLSKTFTIGLIIPDLLDQYYVLAINGVEEEAEKKDYNVILSQSHEDAQKEEKIVDVMIRNRVDGVIVSVTKNTVDMQPFQKFLSMGIPVVCIGREPKGVVFDYVSSNNEEGALEATQFLIDRGHTRIAHIMGPESMRTSQARFAGYKQALLKNLLPFDTALVQEVDLTPASTFQAMQQLMEQADPPTAIFTFKNYITIQAIDFLKGHYPDKVDIIEFTGFGNLPLLQHLDHRPLAAIEESSFEMGSEAARILFERMEEEDTGEPVAYIKKQFPCKLVIY, from the coding sequence ATGAAAAGAGGGGTAACCATTAAGGATATAGCCAAAAAATTAAACATGTCTGTATCCACGGTTTCAAAGGCCTTGAATAATGATGCTACTATCAGTATTTATACCAGTGAACGGGTAAAGAAACTGGCAAAGGAACTTAATTATATTCCCAATGAAGCAGCGAGGCACTTTAAGCTGAGTAAAACATTTACAATAGGGCTGATCATACCTGATCTGCTGGACCAATATTATGTACTGGCCATAAATGGCGTAGAGGAAGAAGCGGAGAAAAAGGATTACAATGTGATCCTTTCTCAGTCCCATGAAGATGCGCAGAAGGAGGAGAAGATAGTAGACGTGATGATCCGTAACCGGGTGGACGGGGTGATTGTATCTGTTACCAAGAATACGGTGGACATGCAGCCATTTCAGAAGTTTCTGTCCATGGGTATTCCCGTAGTATGCATTGGCCGCGAGCCCAAGGGTGTGGTGTTCGATTATGTATCGTCCAACAACGAGGAAGGCGCCCTGGAAGCTACCCAGTTCCTGATAGACAGGGGGCATACCCGTATTGCGCATATTATGGGGCCTGAATCCATGCGTACCAGCCAGGCACGTTTTGCGGGTTATAAACAGGCATTGCTGAAGAACCTGCTCCCATTCGATACCGCTTTAGTGCAGGAGGTGGACCTTACCCCCGCCTCTACTTTCCAGGCCATGCAGCAACTCATGGAACAGGCAGACCCACCCACTGCTATTTTTACTTTTAAGAATTACATCACCATCCAGGCTATCGACTTTTTAAAGGGCCATTACCCGGATAAAGTAGATATCATAGAGTTTACGGGCTTCGGTAACCTGCCTTTGCTCCAGCACCTTGATCACCGGCCGCTGGCTGCCATTGAAGAGAGTTCTTTTGAAATGGGCAGCGAGGCGGCACGCATCCTCTTTGAACGGATGGAGGAAGAGGATACCGGGGAGCCGGTGGCTTACATTAAAAAGCAGTTTCCCTGTAAGCTGGTGATCTATTGA
- a CDS encoding SusC/RagA family TonB-linked outer membrane protein, protein MTISIRNRLIIACCALAMMFMLFCVTTFAQTKPLNGIIRDKTGRPVPGVTVVVQGTSTGTTSDAEGRFKLNAPANAVLVFSFIGYQTQKLTVGDAASYNVILQDNTTELDQLVVVGYGTRKKSDVTGAVSQVKATQLENENPASVQDLLRANVPGLNVTSSNSAKGGGDLTIRGKSSINAGTTPLIVLDGVIYPGQLSDINPNDIQTIDVLKDASAAAVYGAKSAKGVILINTKRGTRSKPTITFNTNVGVSTLSMDEPLYDGPGFVKWRTDVMYSVNANAKPYQFDDPRALPSNITVDQWKAYDNSQGDPVDIWLNRLKILPVEVKNYKAGKTTNWYNQMFHHAFRQDHTVSIAGKKEDISYYISAGYVNNEGIIVGDKFKTFRTRINVEAKAAKFMTVGINMQFADRDESQVPVTWGQMVNASPYGEKYKDDGKTLRDSPNDDVGNNLNPFLDNTYTNRMDKTNTLFGSLYLKGDLPFGFSYQSNFSPNFDFNRYFNSISAKDFRYAARKGVATRRQMTIYNWQIDNLLRWNKTFGDHEFDATFLFNAEKFQSWRNQMDNEGFDPNDNLGWHNIGSGIKPVISSSDSVSTGDALMARLNYGFRGKYLLTASIRRDGYSAFGQRNPRANFPALALSWVFTKEKFVHLDWLDYGKLRLSWGVNGNRDIGRYLALSDLTSGKYQYVQQNGQVQLVSQLYVGRLQNPNLKWEKSTSYNVGLDFSIFRDRLSGSFDVYKKNTTDLLILRGLPIHSGFLTVMDNLGEVENKGFEISLNSANIRSHGFKWNTNLNFTLNRNKIKHLYGEVDIKDATGKVIGREERDDPANRWFIGHDLDAIWDLKVLGVWQVAEAAEAAKFGVKPGDFKLEDVNKDGKFSDADRQFLGYRSPRFQWTLRNDFSYRNFDFSFMFYSNWGSMGPYNLAKNNSGFIDRQNSYRLPYWTPQNPTNDYARLFSSNGSAVFDVYRKTSFIRLSTMSLGYTLPVKTANRIGLDGVKIYGNVNNLGVYQPDWTFWDAEYIYGDNNPPARNYTLGINITL, encoded by the coding sequence ATGACGATTAGCATCAGGAACAGGCTGATAATAGCCTGTTGCGCACTCGCAATGATGTTCATGCTCTTCTGCGTTACCACCTTTGCCCAAACAAAACCCCTGAACGGCATTATCAGAGATAAAACCGGCAGACCCGTTCCCGGCGTTACAGTTGTTGTACAGGGAACTTCCACAGGCACCACTTCAGATGCCGAAGGACGTTTTAAATTGAATGCCCCTGCAAATGCGGTGCTTGTTTTCTCCTTTATCGGCTACCAGACGCAGAAATTAACCGTAGGTGATGCTGCTTCCTATAATGTTATACTACAGGATAATACTACTGAATTGGATCAGCTGGTAGTAGTAGGGTATGGCACCAGGAAGAAAAGTGATGTTACCGGCGCTGTGTCCCAGGTAAAGGCCACCCAACTGGAAAATGAAAACCCGGCCAGCGTGCAGGACCTGCTCCGGGCCAATGTACCCGGCCTGAACGTTACCTCTTCCAATTCCGCCAAAGGTGGGGGAGACCTTACCATCCGCGGCAAGTCCTCCATTAATGCAGGCACTACGCCATTGATCGTACTGGATGGTGTGATCTATCCCGGCCAGTTAAGTGATATCAATCCAAACGATATCCAAACCATCGATGTGTTAAAGGATGCAAGTGCCGCAGCGGTATACGGTGCTAAATCTGCCAAGGGTGTTATCCTCATCAATACCAAAAGAGGTACCCGTTCAAAACCTACCATCACTTTCAATACCAATGTGGGCGTATCTACCCTGTCCATGGATGAACCGCTGTACGATGGCCCCGGTTTCGTGAAATGGAGAACAGATGTGATGTACAGCGTGAACGCAAATGCCAAACCTTATCAGTTTGACGATCCCCGCGCACTACCTTCCAATATCACGGTGGATCAATGGAAGGCCTATGATAACTCCCAGGGCGATCCTGTTGATATATGGCTGAACCGCCTGAAAATATTACCGGTGGAAGTAAAGAACTACAAAGCCGGCAAAACCACCAACTGGTACAACCAGATGTTCCATCATGCTTTCCGGCAGGATCATACCGTGAGCATTGCCGGTAAAAAAGAAGATATCTCTTATTATATCTCCGCCGGTTATGTGAACAACGAAGGCATCATTGTAGGCGATAAGTTCAAAACCTTCCGTACACGCATCAACGTAGAAGCAAAAGCAGCGAAGTTTATGACGGTGGGCATCAATATGCAGTTTGCTGACCGGGATGAAAGCCAGGTACCTGTTACCTGGGGGCAGATGGTGAATGCTTCTCCCTACGGTGAAAAATACAAGGATGATGGTAAAACACTGCGGGACAGTCCGAATGACGATGTGGGAAATAACCTCAATCCTTTCCTCGATAATACTTACACCAACCGGATGGACAAAACGAATACGCTCTTCGGTTCCTTATACCTGAAAGGCGATCTGCCTTTTGGATTTTCTTACCAGAGTAACTTTTCACCCAACTTTGATTTCAACCGGTACTTCAATTCCATCTCCGCAAAAGATTTCCGTTATGCGGCCCGCAAAGGTGTAGCTACCAGGCGGCAGATGACGATCTACAACTGGCAGATCGATAACCTGTTGAGATGGAATAAAACATTCGGCGACCATGAGTTTGATGCTACTTTTCTTTTTAACGCAGAAAAGTTCCAATCCTGGCGCAACCAGATGGATAATGAAGGATTTGATCCCAATGATAACTTAGGCTGGCACAATATCGGCTCCGGTATTAAACCGGTGATCTCCAGTTCGGATTCCGTAAGTACAGGTGATGCGCTCATGGCACGGCTGAACTATGGCTTCCGCGGTAAATACCTGTTAACCGCTTCTATCCGCCGGGATGGTTACTCTGCTTTCGGGCAGCGTAATCCAAGGGCTAACTTCCCTGCACTTGCATTGAGCTGGGTATTCACCAAGGAAAAGTTTGTGCACCTGGACTGGCTGGATTATGGTAAGCTCCGCCTCTCCTGGGGTGTGAACGGTAACAGGGATATCGGCCGTTACCTCGCCTTGTCCGACCTCACTTCCGGCAAGTACCAGTATGTGCAGCAGAACGGCCAGGTGCAGCTGGTTTCCCAATTATATGTGGGCCGTTTGCAAAACCCTAACCTCAAATGGGAGAAGAGTACTTCCTATAACGTAGGGCTGGACTTCAGCATTTTCAGGGACAGGCTTTCCGGTTCTTTTGATGTGTATAAGAAAAATACCACAGACCTGCTGATCCTTCGCGGGCTGCCCATTCACAGTGGTTTCCTTACGGTAATGGATAACCTGGGTGAAGTGGAGAATAAAGGATTTGAGATCAGCCTCAACAGTGCAAACATCCGCAGCCATGGTTTCAAATGGAACACCAACCTGAACTTCACGCTGAACAGGAATAAGATCAAACACCTCTATGGTGAAGTGGATATCAAAGATGCAACAGGTAAAGTGATAGGCCGGGAAGAAAGGGATGATCCCGCTAACAGATGGTTCATAGGGCATGATCTGGATGCGATATGGGACCTGAAAGTACTGGGTGTATGGCAGGTGGCGGAAGCGGCAGAAGCAGCGAAATTCGGCGTTAAACCAGGTGATTTTAAATTAGAAGATGTGAACAAGGATGGCAAGTTCTCTGATGCGGACCGCCAGTTCCTGGGTTACAGATCACCCCGTTTTCAATGGACCCTGCGGAATGATTTCTCTTACAGGAACTTCGACTTCTCCTTCATGTTCTACTCCAACTGGGGTTCCATGGGCCCTTATAACCTTGCCAAGAACAACTCCGGTTTTATAGATCGTCAGAACTCCTACCGTTTACCTTACTGGACGCCGCAGAACCCTACCAATGATTATGCGCGTTTATTCTCCAGCAATGGCAGTGCGGTGTTTGATGTATATCGTAAAACCTCTTTTATCCGCCTGAGCACCATGTCCCTGGGATATACCCTGCCTGTTAAAACGGCCAACAGGATTGGCCTGGATGGTGTGAAGATCTATGGCAATGTGAACAACCTCGGTGTATATCAACCGGACTGGACTTTCTGGGATGCCGAATACATTTATGGGGATAACAATCCCCCGGCACGTAATTATACTTTGGGCATCAATATCACTCTTTAA
- a CDS encoding RagB/SusD family nutrient uptake outer membrane protein: MRSAILLVLLATLSISCGKDWLKPKQLSTYDPDATYVDAAAMRAALVSCARNARIEYYGDNPPILTEMLFSEVTVEGVTDKSGPPQDLNLLITPDGANLNNADRARIYYYYSEGYLGIKYANTVIGRIDNATYASRAERNAILGAAYFHRAMRYYRLTQQFGDVPAIMKETTGPKLDYTSTKREVILEYIKKDLDSAKGWLTDNVARGEVTKGAVLHLLTKVNLALGKFDEAIESANAVINGGAYSLMKVPFGATKKNVIWDLHRPENKSLGENKEGIFMVIDRFGDGGYDGGMRIMRQAVPLWGSNINTPSGKKGTNDNTNPPVVLSNLYGRGIGRCRPTPYSNYEIWTDPKDLRHAPGNWMNMEDLVYNDPGLQSSNDPYYLKPLQLRNASGGLLCTDTIRCWFGWPHYKIFIPDTENSPMQGGHTDWYIFRLAETYLLRAEAYYWKDNLGLAAADINAVRTRAGCDPIAAASVNIGTILDERARELYFEEPRKTELTRIAFLFAKTGKAAYNGKTYSLDNFSDNNFFYDRVMEKNVFYRTGIVTNHGDKYTMSAFHVLWPIPSNPIAANTYGVINQNKGYVGYEKNVPPLDKIPE, from the coding sequence ATGCGTTCTGCAATATTACTGGTATTACTAGCCACACTCAGCATTAGTTGTGGTAAAGACTGGCTGAAACCGAAACAACTTTCTACATACGACCCTGATGCTACGTATGTGGATGCTGCTGCCATGCGTGCGGCGCTGGTATCCTGCGCCCGCAATGCCCGGATCGAATATTATGGGGATAATCCTCCCATTCTCACCGAGATGTTGTTTTCTGAAGTAACAGTGGAAGGCGTAACAGATAAATCCGGCCCGCCGCAGGACCTCAACCTGCTCATCACACCGGATGGCGCTAATCTGAACAATGCAGACCGTGCCCGGATCTATTACTATTACAGCGAAGGTTACCTGGGCATCAAATATGCCAACACGGTGATCGGGCGGATAGACAATGCTACCTATGCAAGCCGTGCAGAAAGGAATGCAATCCTGGGTGCCGCTTATTTCCACCGTGCCATGCGCTATTACCGCCTCACGCAACAGTTTGGAGATGTACCTGCTATTATGAAGGAAACAACAGGACCCAAGCTGGACTATACCTCCACCAAACGGGAAGTGATACTGGAATATATCAAGAAGGACCTGGATTCTGCCAAAGGATGGCTCACCGATAACGTAGCAAGGGGAGAAGTAACAAAAGGAGCCGTGTTACACCTGCTCACAAAAGTGAACCTGGCCCTGGGTAAATTTGATGAAGCGATTGAATCTGCCAATGCGGTGATCAATGGCGGTGCTTACAGTCTTATGAAAGTTCCTTTCGGTGCTACGAAAAAGAATGTGATCTGGGACCTGCACCGCCCGGAGAATAAATCACTGGGTGAAAATAAAGAAGGCATCTTTATGGTGATAGACCGTTTCGGCGATGGCGGCTACGATGGTGGCATGCGTATCATGCGGCAGGCGGTGCCTTTATGGGGATCAAATATTAACACACCTTCCGGCAAAAAAGGTACGAACGATAACACCAATCCGCCGGTGGTACTCAGCAACCTCTACGGCAGGGGGATCGGCAGATGCAGGCCTACGCCCTACAGCAATTATGAGATCTGGACGGACCCTAAAGACCTGCGCCATGCACCCGGTAACTGGATGAACATGGAAGACCTGGTGTACAACGACCCGGGATTGCAGTCTTCCAATGATCCTTATTATTTAAAACCATTACAGTTAAGGAATGCCAGCGGCGGCCTCCTGTGTACAGATACCATCCGCTGCTGGTTCGGATGGCCGCACTATAAGATCTTTATTCCTGATACAGAAAATTCTCCCATGCAGGGCGGGCATACGGACTGGTATATTTTCCGCCTGGCAGAAACTTATCTGTTGAGAGCAGAAGCTTATTACTGGAAAGATAACCTGGGCCTGGCAGCGGCTGATATCAATGCCGTGAGAACACGTGCCGGCTGCGACCCGATTGCTGCAGCATCCGTGAACATTGGCACCATCCTCGATGAAAGGGCCAGGGAATTGTATTTTGAAGAACCACGTAAAACAGAGCTGACACGCATCGCCTTCCTGTTCGCGAAAACCGGCAAAGCAGCTTACAATGGTAAAACCTATAGCCTGGATAATTTTTCAGACAACAATTTCTTTTATGACCGTGTGATGGAAAAGAATGTTTTCTACAGAACAGGTATTGTTACCAATCACGGCGATAAATACACCATGAGCGCCTTTCATGTATTGTGGCCCATTCCATCCAATCCTATTGCTGCGAACACCTATGGGGTGATCAACCAGAACAAAGGATATGTGGGGTATGAAAAAAATGTACCTCCGTTGGATAAGATCCCGGAATAA
- a CDS encoding fatty acid desaturase family protein: MRTGKQLILATKPFARDVTWKSWYYTLTTAIILAGLLTAVYINETLPVLRIACSILCGLVIVRMFVIYHDHQHHAILHRSLPADIIFTLFGIFVLAPTSIWKRSHDHHHNHNSKLFSASIGSYPIMTKEKFEGSTAAEQRAYLAVRHPLTILFGYLSMFVYGMCVRSFLCSPLKHWDSILALVLHIGAGIFIFLKLGWAGWLLLQFLPFFIACAIGAYLFYAQHNFPGVTFSDKEGWCHDNAAMASSSYMLMSPFWKWVTGNIGYHHIHHLNARVPFYRLPEAMANIPELQQAKTTTLHPREIWACLRLKVWHPEKNEMIPL; encoded by the coding sequence ATTACACACTTACAACAGCAATCATCCTGGCGGGTTTGCTTACCGCTGTTTATATCAATGAAACGCTGCCTGTTCTACGCATTGCCTGCAGCATTTTATGCGGGCTTGTTATAGTAAGGATGTTTGTGATCTATCACGATCATCAGCATCATGCCATCCTGCACAGGTCCCTGCCGGCAGACATCATTTTTACCCTCTTCGGGATCTTTGTGCTGGCCCCTACCAGTATCTGGAAGCGTTCGCACGATCATCATCACAATCATAATTCCAAACTATTCAGTGCCAGCATAGGCTCCTATCCTATTATGACGAAGGAGAAATTTGAGGGGTCCACTGCTGCAGAGCAACGTGCTTACCTCGCCGTGCGGCATCCGCTCACCATCCTGTTTGGTTACCTGAGCATGTTCGTGTACGGTATGTGCGTGCGTTCTTTCCTTTGCAGCCCGTTGAAACATTGGGATTCTATCCTGGCCCTTGTTCTACACATTGGCGCCGGCATATTCATCTTCCTGAAGCTGGGCTGGGCGGGCTGGTTATTATTGCAGTTCCTCCCTTTCTTTATTGCCTGTGCTATTGGTGCCTATCTTTTTTATGCACAGCATAACTTCCCCGGCGTTACTTTCAGCGATAAAGAAGGCTGGTGCCATGATAATGCAGCTATGGCTTCTTCCAGTTATATGCTGATGAGCCCTTTCTGGAAATGGGTGACCGGCAATATTGGCTATCATCATATCCATCACCTGAATGCGCGTGTGCCTTTCTACCGTTTACCGGAGGCGATGGCCAATATTCCTGAACTGCAGCAGGCTAAGACCACTACGCTGCATCCAAGGGAAATATGGGCCTGCCTGCGCCTGAAAGTATGGCATCCTGAAAAGAATGAAATGATCCCTTTATAA